Genomic window (Shewanella psychropiezotolerans):
TGGTGGTGCTGTTAGAGAAAGCTTGCATCTGATGCAAAAAATATTTCCTATCAGACAATGTGATGATCTTTATTATAAATCTCGCTCTCGGCCATGTTTACAATATCAGATAGGTCGTTGTAGTGCCCCTTGTGTAGATAAAATCAGTAGTGAAGAGTATGAAGCTCAGGTCAAACTGGCAAGCTTATTTCTTAAGGGTAAGAATCAACAGGTGATGGTTGAGCTAGTGTCGAAAATGGAGGCTTGCGCGCAATCCCTTGAATATGAAAAAGCGGCCAGCTACCGAGATCAAATATCTGCACTGAGAAGAGTGGCTGAGCAGCAGGAGGTGTCAGGTACCTCTGGTGATATGGATGTGATTGGTGCTTATTACGCATCGGGTGTGGCTTGTTTTCATCTGCTTTTCATACGCAATGGTAAAATTTTTGGTAGCCGAAGCTACTATCCAAGTGTACCGGCTCAAACCGATATGGATGAAGTCTTGAGTGCGTTCATGATCCAGTTTTACCTCAATGGCGATAGTCAAAGGACGCTGCCGAAAGAGATTTTATTGAGTCAGAGCTTCGATGATCTGCCCCAGTTAGAGAAGGCGATACAAACGGCGCTGGATAAAAAGGTTGAGATTAAAACGAATGTACGAAGTGAGAGAGCGAATTTTTTACGCTTAGCCGTCACAAACGCGACTAATGCGGTGAATACCCGATTGTCTCATAAGAATACCGTCGAACAGCGCTTCTTATTACTAGAAGAGGCCCTGGAAATGACGACGCGAGTCCAAAGAATGGAATGTTTCGATATTAGCCACACTATGGGAGAGAGCACTGTGGCTTCCTGTGTTGTTTTTAATCGAGAAGGTCCGAACAAGGCTGACTATCGTCGTTACAACATTAATGGTATTACGCCAGGTGATGATTATGCGGCCATGAAGCAGGCGATCACTAGGCGGTTTGATAAAATTGATAAAACTGGCAAGATCCCGGATATTTTATTTATCGATGGAGGTTTAGGTCAGCTTAGAATTGCACAAAAAATCGTAGATGAAAAATTCGCTGATATTGATACGGCTCCTATGTTAATCGGTATCGCTAAAGGAGAGGGGAGAAAGCCGGGCCTGGAAACTTTGATCTATGGTGAAAATGAACTTTCTTTCTCTATCGCGGCAGACTCAGGTGCTTTGCACCTGATACAGCATATTCGTGATGAGTCTCATCGCTTTGCGATCACAGGTCATAGAAATAAGCGACAGAAGACACGCAATACTTCTACACTCGAATCCATTGCCGGTGTCGGACCTAAACGCCGCAAGGCCTTGCTACAATTTTTAGGTGGAATACAGGAAGTGAAAAGCGCAAGTGTGGCAGAAATGGCGAAAGTGCCGGGGATCAGTGTAGACATGGCGCAAAAAATACATGATTTATTACGAGGCTAGTCAGGTTTTTAGATAGCGTTAACGATTGAAGCTTGAATTTTGGTGAAACGACTCGCTTTCTCTACGGGATCAAGGGACTGAGTTGTACTCGATTCAACACATTGCTGATGATTCTCATCGCTTGGGCATCACAGGCACCATAGCAATAAGTGACAGGAAGTAAATGATCGTAGAGATGTAAGATTTACGCCTTTAAGGTCATTGTGTGTACAGTCATAAGGTCGAAAAGCGTTACCAACTTTAGGCGATGCACAGTAAATGAAGGGTGCAAGCGTGACTGATATGAGCAAAAGAGCCCCAGATTAGACTCGAAATGGCATAAACAATACATGATTCATTGCGAGGCTAGCTAAATTAAGGCAAAATTGGCGCTGCTTTTAAACTATTGGTTTTCTCATGCCGTTTAATATACCTATAGCTTTAACTTTGTTCAGAATATTTCTGTTACCTGTGTTTATAGTGGTTTTCTACCTTCCTTACTCTTGGGCGCCTTTTGCAGCAGCCTTTATTTTTTGGTTAGCAGCTGTTACCGATGCATTAGATGGCTATGCAGCTCGAAAATTAAAGCAGTCTACTCGATTCGGTGCTTTTCTGGATCCCGTGGCTGATAAGATCATGGTTACCACCGCACTCGTTCTGCTGGTTGCCGATAACAATAATATATGGCTCACATTACCGGCATTATTCATGATTGGTCGCGAGATAGTTATTTCGGCGCTGCGTGAATGGATGGCTGAGATTGGTAAGAGAGGGGCCGTTGCTGTCTCCTGGATCGGTAAATATAAGACGGCTGCACAGATGGTGGCTATCACAGGTCTTATCTGGCATCCCAACGATCTCCTTACCTATGCTGCATACGCACTATTTTACGTTGCCACAGTCCTCACTTTTTGGTCAATGATGAATTATATCTTGGCCGCTTGGGGGGATTTGACGGCGGAATCGGGTAATTAAAATGCAATGAGGCTATTTAGTATTCAAGCAGTCATTTATCGGCAAATATGCGATTGACTCTTGATGCTAAATCGGTAGAATGCCATTTCGCAGTCAGGGGAAAGATTCTTAGGAAACAACTTGCTGCAAAATAAGATGTGTATTGATGTAAAGCGACATTAGCTCAGTTGGTAGAGCGATACCTTGCCAAGGTATAGGTCATCGGTTCGAACCCGATATGTCGCTCCAATCATATTGTGACCTAAAAGACGTGCGACATTAGCTCAGTTGACTTTTTATTTATATCAACTGTGCGATACCTAGTTATAGGTTATCGGTGATTTGTTTCGAACCCGATATGTCGCTCCAATCATACAGGTCATAGGTTCGAACCTCTCTTTATAAGAGAAGGTCGCTCCAATAATACAAGATAAAAAATTGGCGCGATGGCAGAATGGCTATGCTACGGATTGCAAATCCGTCTATCTCGGTTCGACTCCGGGTCGCGCCTCCATATTTAGATTGTGATGAGTTTGGCTTTTTATTAAGAGCAAAACAGTATTAACTACCGATAATACGTATCATCAAAGTCAACGAGTTTGCCCGAGTGGTGGAATCGGTAGACACAAGGGATTTAAAATCCCTCG
Coding sequences:
- the uvrC gene encoding excinuclease ABC subunit UvrC — encoded protein: MPVQFDSVLFLKSVSSSPGVYRMYDAEDAVIYVGKAKDLKKRLSSYFRKNLDHVKTQALVSHIANIDVTVTHSETDALILENDYIKQYMPRYNVLLRDDKSYPYILLSHHKHPRLAYHRGPKRDKGAYFGPYPNGGAVRESLHLMQKIFPIRQCDDLYYKSRSRPCLQYQIGRCSAPCVDKISSEEYEAQVKLASLFLKGKNQQVMVELVSKMEACAQSLEYEKAASYRDQISALRRVAEQQEVSGTSGDMDVIGAYYASGVACFHLLFIRNGKIFGSRSYYPSVPAQTDMDEVLSAFMIQFYLNGDSQRTLPKEILLSQSFDDLPQLEKAIQTALDKKVEIKTNVRSERANFLRLAVTNATNAVNTRLSHKNTVEQRFLLLEEALEMTTRVQRMECFDISHTMGESTVASCVVFNREGPNKADYRRYNINGITPGDDYAAMKQAITRRFDKIDKTGKIPDILFIDGGLGQLRIAQKIVDEKFADIDTAPMLIGIAKGEGRKPGLETLIYGENELSFSIAADSGALHLIQHIRDESHRFAITGHRNKRQKTRNTSTLESIAGVGPKRRKALLQFLGGIQEVKSASVAEMAKVPGISVDMAQKIHDLLRG
- the pgsA gene encoding CDP-diacylglycerol--glycerol-3-phosphate 3-phosphatidyltransferase, which codes for MPFNIPIALTLFRIFLLPVFIVVFYLPYSWAPFAAAFIFWLAAVTDALDGYAARKLKQSTRFGAFLDPVADKIMVTTALVLLVADNNNIWLTLPALFMIGREIVISALREWMAEIGKRGAVAVSWIGKYKTAAQMVAITGLIWHPNDLLTYAAYALFYVATVLTFWSMMNYILAAWGDLTAESGN